A genomic window from Brassica oleracea var. oleracea cultivar TO1000 chromosome C8, BOL, whole genome shotgun sequence includes:
- the LOC106309960 gene encoding F-box/kelch-repeat protein At1g15670-like has protein sequence MELIPDLLDTLARECLLRTSYKQFPLISSVCKVWKREISLPDFLRHRKASGRSQELVVLSQARVDPVSQLGSGKTIPTPVYRISVLEPESGLWTELPPVPGKSNGLPLFCRLASVGTDLVVIGGLDPVTWRTSDSVYIFSFLTSTWRSGTSMPGGPRSFFACASDSERNVFVAGGHDEDKNALTSAIMYDVAEDRWALLPDMGRERDECSATFHAGKFHVIGGYSTEEQGQFSKTAESFDVTMRQWGQETKDFLAHGITWPPVCAAAENGELYACCRRDLMLKSGDTWQKVVNLPDDVCNVSYMAVRRSGNVVVIGSARYGEPSVGHNWDMSNSRWAKLETHEKYEGHVQAGCFLEI, from the coding sequence ATGGAGCTTATACCTGATCTTCTGGATACCCTAGCCCGCGAGTGTCTCCTACGCACCTCCTACAAGCAATTTCCTCTGATCTCGTCCGTCTGCAAAGTCTGGAAGCGAGAGATCAGTCTCCCTGATTTTTTACGACACCGGAAAGCTTCAGGACGTAGCCAGGAGCTTGTTGTCTTGTCTCAAGCTCGTGTCGACCCGGTTTCACAACTCGGATCGGGAAAGACCATCCCCACGCCAGTGTACCGGATCTCTGTTCTCGAACCAGAGTCCGGTTTATGGACCGAGCTGCCTCCGGTTCCCGGAAAATCCAACGGTTTGCCTCTGTTTTGTAGATTAGCTTCTGTCGGGACGGATCTTGTTGTGATTGGTGGACTTGACCCGGTCACATGGCGGACTTCTGACTCGGTCTACATCTTCAGCTTCTTGACTTCCACGTGGCGTAGCGGGACAAGCATGCCAGGTGGACCACGGTCCTTCTTCGCCTGCGCTTCGGATTCTGAACGGAACGTGTTCGTGGCCGGTGGACACGACGAAGACAAGAACGCGCTGACGTCAGCTATAATGTATGACGTGGCGGAAGATAGATGGGCTTTGTTGCCAGATATGGGCCGTGAGCGAGACGAATGCTCGGCGACTTTCCATGCTGGCAAATTCCACGTCATTGGTGGTTACTCCACGGAGGAGCAAGGGCAGTTTAGTAAAACCGCTGAATCTTTCGACGTCACCATGCGGCAGTGGGGTCAAGAAACGAAAGACTTTCTCGCTCACGGGATTACATGGCCACCGGTCTGTGCAGCCGCTGAGAACGGTGAGCTCTACGCTTGCTGCCGTCGTGATCTGATGCTGAAGAGTGGTGACACATGGCAGAAAGTTGTGAATCTACCTGATGACGTGTGCAATGTATCATACATGGCGGTAAGGAGGTCTGGGAATGTGGTCGTGATCGGTTCGGCCCGGTACGGCGAACCAAGTGTAGGGCATAATTGGGATATGAGCAACTCTCGATGGGCAAAACTGGAAACACATGAAAAATATGAAGGCCACGTTCAAGCTGGTTGTTTCTTGGAGATATAA